A stretch of Faecalibacterium duncaniae DNA encodes these proteins:
- a CDS encoding DUF6870 family protein, with amino-acid sequence MMGIEAMKNVSPKTVDRNTLVQRSSIRLDPAALREDRLREFIKQIRNPYCYLDGKTVVKISFAETDTTMEDCLEHYLRGL; translated from the coding sequence ATGATGGGCATTGAAGCAATGAAAAACGTCAGCCCGAAAACGGTTGACCGTAACACACTCGTTCAGAGAAGCAGCATCCGGCTTGATCCTGCGGCACTGCGAGAGGACAGGCTGAGGGAGTTCATCAAGCAGATCAGAAATCCCTATTGTTATCTGGACGGAAAAACTGTGGTGAAGATCAGCTTCGCCGAGACGGACACGACAATGGAAGATTGTCTGGAACACTATCTGAGAGGTCTCTGA
- a CDS encoding ImmA/IrrE family metallo-endopeptidase: protein MILSQRQLEEIAASTTKDFNRFFFGDEADKPDRSALPTPIDQFAKNYLGLRVSFARLSPDGSICGVTAYANTEYKITELGITRTLALKRNQVILDESFIRSGNVQRLCAKRRFTLAHECAHQILFQLESEEVKASCEMKYSARTAYTPRELKTREDWNEWQANVLGAAILLPQKEVDLAMRRFAETPLINYEGRYSYGDHLTLRLFCRLFGVSKTTASIRLRQLGYMVDRPFSEYVDPLEVW from the coding sequence ATGATTTTATCCCAGCGCCAACTTGAAGAAATTGCAGCCTCAACAACGAAGGACTTCAACCGGTTCTTTTTCGGGGATGAGGCGGACAAGCCCGACCGATCAGCTTTGCCAACACCCATTGATCAGTTTGCAAAGAACTATCTCGGTCTTCGCGTATCATTCGCCCGTCTCTCGCCGGACGGAAGCATCTGCGGTGTCACTGCCTATGCCAACACTGAGTACAAGATCACGGAACTTGGTATTACGCGCACACTGGCTTTGAAGCGTAATCAGGTCATCTTGGACGAGAGCTTCATTCGATCCGGCAACGTGCAGCGGCTCTGCGCCAAGCGCAGATTTACCCTTGCCCACGAGTGCGCCCATCAGATTCTCTTCCAACTGGAATCGGAAGAGGTAAAGGCGTCCTGCGAAATGAAATATTCCGCACGGACAGCCTATACGCCGCGAGAGCTGAAAACCCGCGAGGACTGGAACGAGTGGCAAGCAAATGTCTTGGGCGCGGCGATCCTGCTTCCTCAAAAAGAGGTTGACCTGGCAATGCGTCGGTTTGCAGAAACGCCGCTGATCAATTACGAGGGGAGGTATTCGTATGGTGATCACTTAACGCTGCGCCTTTTCTGCCGGTTGTTCGGTGTCTCCAAGACAACGGCGTCTATCCGCCTTCGTCAGCTCGGCTACATGGTAGATCGTCCATTCAGTGAGTATGTTGACCCATTGGAGGTGTGGTAA
- a CDS encoding helix-turn-helix domain-containing protein produces MTFGEKFKAEREKRKLTQQEVADALGINRRMITRYENGISFPRTKDAYRKIAEYFKVDVNYLLTEDEEFVVQASEQYGSRGMKQAKDLIEGMSGLFAGGTLSEQDKDAVMKALQDIYWESKARNVEKYTPKKYKKTGTDAEE; encoded by the coding sequence ATGACGTTTGGAGAGAAATTCAAGGCTGAACGGGAGAAGCGGAAGCTGACCCAGCAGGAAGTAGCCGATGCACTGGGGATCAACAGGCGTATGATTACCCGGTACGAGAACGGCATTTCCTTTCCCCGTACCAAGGACGCTTACAGAAAAATCGCGGAATACTTCAAGGTGGATGTGAACTATCTGCTGACCGAGGACGAAGAGTTTGTGGTTCAGGCATCCGAGCAGTACGGCTCCCGTGGCATGAAACAGGCAAAGGACCTGATTGAAGGGATGTCCGGCTTGTTTGCGGGCGGTACGCTGTCTGAGCAGGACAAGGATGCGGTGATGAAGGCGTTGCAGGATATATATTGGGAATCCAAAGCCCGGAATGTTGAGAAATACACGCCGAAGAAATACAAGAAGACCGGTACGGACGCAGAGGAATAA
- a CDS encoding ImmA/IrrE family metallo-endopeptidase, giving the protein MKIARELGIHLHFLDNLNDLLGMYTYRHKERHILLNSNMEYLIMQMVCGHEIGHDTFHRDLAKGNEPLPEFVLFDMRTKHEYEANAFASHLIIDDDELIDLMKQDYDVVQLSAAMGTNINLMLIKLNELNRMGWQLNLPYVPHSDFLKNVRPEG; this is encoded by the coding sequence TTGAAGATTGCCCGTGAGCTGGGCATTCATCTCCATTTTCTTGACAATCTGAACGATCTGCTCGGAATGTACACCTACCGCCATAAAGAGCGGCATATTCTTCTGAACTCCAACATGGAGTATCTGATCATGCAAATGGTTTGCGGTCACGAGATCGGGCATGATACCTTTCACCGTGATCTTGCCAAAGGAAACGAACCGCTCCCGGAGTTCGTGCTGTTCGATATGCGCACAAAACACGAATATGAGGCGAATGCGTTTGCCTCACACCTGATCATTGACGATGATGAGCTGATTGACCTGATGAAGCAGGACTACGATGTGGTGCAGCTCTCGGCTGCAATGGGAACAAACATCAACCTGATGCTGATAAAGCTCAACGAACTGAACCGCATGGGCTGGCAGCTCAACTTGCCTTATGTACCGCACTCTGACTTCCTGAAAAATGTCAGACCGGAGGGGTGA